The window gatcttgacctttgactgttGACCAtcgaaatctaatcagttcttttttgagtccaagtgaacatttgtaccaaatatgaagaaattccctctaagtgttcttgagatattatGTTCACAAGAACGGGACAGACGGataacctgaaaacacaatgccTTGGGCTGGTTGTCAGCAGCGCATAGGTATTTAAATGCTCCATTGGATGTTAAATTTAAATAGTTAAAAAATTACTTAATCTAAATGACTAGATTTTCTCTCACGTtttggaggaaacaaacaattGTCAACtgacacaaactgaaaaatgtggTCATCTTGATCAGAGGAGCTGACAGAAGAAAACCATGCACTCCAGAGTGCATGTGACCTGAGTTGGGGTGACAGGGTCACTTTTCACTATCACAGTGACAGACAGCACTGGACTGGCCCAGAGACAAGTCTCTGACTGTCAATAAGTGGCTCAGCCAAAGCCCCAGAGTTTGAGAGGATCTGCCAGGAAGACTGAGATAAACTGCCTGAATCCACCTGAACAAAGTGATAAAGACTCAGAGCTGTAGCTGCTGACAAAGCCCAAAAAGTACTGAATTAAGGGTCTAAACACTTTTAGAGATTTTAGTTAGTCAGGGAATAAGAGTTTCTGGATTTGAACTGGGTAAACTTCGTGGTTGGTTCACATCTACTCCatctttttgttctttctggCCAGGCCTCCTCACTCCCATAGTTTAATTAAATGGATTCACAGGGATATGGCATTGTGAATCTCCGTTGGCAGAGCAGTCCAGAGGATGGGGGCCGCCACGCTGAAAGCTCTGTACCCAAAAGTCACCAATCAGGTGTTGATGGTGAGTAGTCGAAGGATCGCAGATTCCTGGAAGGGGTGTAGGGTCGAAGTAGGTCTGATAGGTACTGCATGCTGTACACtgtaaactgtttttattttgtcttctaTTCCTTTCtgccttttatttattattttatgtattttgttcttCGGCAcgattccttttttttccttcaccaaaaatacataaatattgtAAGACTGCTTTATGTATAATTCATATTATGcaagtaaatgtaaaatgttgtgaACTCTGCCACTCCTACAATAAAAATTGCATGCACATGTCTGAAAGGATCAAATTATGTAGTAGTGCTGACACTTTATAtccaaagggtcaaaggtcaacttcacaGTGACGTCATGATGTTCTGCAAAAACAGTTTACTGGCTGTTATCTAACACTATGTAGCAGCAGAAGGGGAGGTTGCGACCGTGTTTCATGCAGCTTGACTCGATGTGGCTTTGgatgaaatatgaatgtaaCAGTGGTGTAGTTACAAGCAGCATTAGAATAAGTGAAGGTTAATGGGACCTCTTACGTCTGTCTTGCTGGAAGTGGCGGTGGGATCCAGGTGCATGAAGAGTGAGGCGAGTTCTCCTCTGAGTTTCTTCGAGCACTTGCTGTCGGTCAGCAGCAGAAGAGCCTGATAGTTTACAGGTAGTCCATACCTGGGAGTGGGATATCATCATGAGTCTACTCGCACATGCTCCACATGTCAATGGTTTACTAAAGTTGAGAGTACATGATATCAGCACTGACCTGAGGACTGATTCCACAAACACCCTCAAGGCTTTCAAGTGGATCCAGGCTGTAAACACCTCACTGAAATTAACCTTCAGCCAGCGCACAAAGATTCcctgtggaggagcagagcaCAAATatctacacaacacacacacaccagaattCAACTCTACAGAGAGAATACGTGATGTTGGACTCACGCATTGTTCCTTCTTGTGAACGctcagctgcttcctctcctgctgcttctcctcctcctgatcaAAGCGGTACTCACGCACAGTGAACCTGTGGATCAGAGGCTACGCTGTGGTAACTGACACAGACAACACGTCTTTGACCTGATGACGGATTGTTTTTCTGGAAATCCCTCCTGCTTACTTGCTCTCCTGGGCTCTGGCTTTAAATTCACTCACGGCCCTTTTGAAAAGTGTGACTGAGAAAACTCCCCCCTCTCCGTCCTCATGCAGCTTCCTGATGGTCACACAAAACCATGACCATGAGAAATAGAATGAACAAAGCCGGGTGATACTGATGCACTGTAATAACTATACTTATATCAAGCATTGTGAAgcttatattgttttattttctgtataatAAGGGGAATAACCATCATTTTTGTATTAGTGATGCATGTTTTTGGCTATATACCAGCTAACTGACATTTACTGTTGTTTCCCTCTGGATGAATTGGAATAATGTTGGTGATCTGTTGATTTGGAAATCCTTCCTCTACCCCTCCAAGTTTGTTGATGTAAAAACATCCTTGAGGACAACAGGTTGTTTGAGAGGTTGAGGATGAATCACATTTTCTACTGTATTGCCCTTATTAAGAAGAGTTAAGAATAATCTATATTAAATCAAaatcctgaaatgttctggtgTGCAGATGATGACAGGTGCTGCAACTTTActttcttcctttcctttgttctactttttatttttctaaacagTGGAACGTCTTGTTAGCTTGTTTTAGGTTGGGCTCATAAAGTGCatgacacaataataaaaaatcaattTGTACGATACTGAAAAATGAACgacctttttatttctttatgattaaaaaatcttaaatggataattatttcactttttgtCTGAAAGGTGAATGGATTGTTTTTCATGgtgaaattagtttttcatGCCCAGTAAACTCAGTGAGGAGAGGTTTCTTGGTTTTCCAAGTTGGttcagcagagggcagcagagacCTACCAACATTAAATCCATAACAGTGTTTCTTTAGTTTTCATGAGTTTGTGTgatgcatctttttttttcttttagcgagatggagacagactgaaaaacaaTCAACTGTCATCACAACTTGTGTCGGGCTTCACCATCACTGACAGGCTGAAAGGAATAATGATGACTTCTCACGTTACAGTTTCCTGTGGACTAGACTGCCCTCTGCTGGGCAACCCTGACAagcaatacatttattttcttgtatttcacAAACCATTCATTCATCAATCAGCTGTagtgtttatcctttgagggttgtaGGGAGGCTGaagtcaatcccagctgatattggCAGAGAGGTGGGTGCACCATGGAAGAGGGCTGcatacatatatacaatataaaaaagtaagtaatttaatattgtatttatttgtttgttgtagtGATGGGAACCACTCTGCAGTAATACTCTAACATGTTATTGCCTGGTTTCCTATTGCCTTGGCAGAAACCAGCCGTGACGTCAttcattggtttgtgagctgctgctttGAAGCCTCAGGTTTGGCATTTCGGTCAGAGCTCAAGGGAACTGCgcgcccacctacacctgcacccattggacagtatcatctgtcaatcacatagtatccatgccccaatgcaaATCATCATCTTGTTTGTTCTACTCTAAATGGGATAAAAATTTACAAAATGGACCtaatgctgtattgaagaagacatGAACCATGATGTTATAACTCAAGTGGTCATTCGATACAATATGGGTTTGAGGCACTTCcgagtctacgtccattttaatGAACAATTTAGGCTCTGTTGGTTCAGTTGTTTCTAATGTGCAtctttaccactagatgtcattaAATCCTACactctgaacctttaaaggCCCTTGTTTGTCCTCTCGTCAGGGGGAGATGAGCGATGATGGTGGCATTGCATGATTTTGGTCATTTACTAACAAGTGTTTTTTATGGAGGGCATTTTCACACTTTGCATTAGGAAAAGCCCCTGGTTTAAGTAACAAGACTCGGCACGCAGAACTCTCCCTTTCTGCAGGTAATAGAACACCAGTGGTTACTGAGCCTGACCCTGTGGATGTTGAGCTCAGCCAGTGCACCTGCGCCTCGATCAAGTGGAGTGGTTTTCTCTCAAGGTCAACGGTGTATACAGACGACTCACCTGCTCGACCGGGGAACCACAAACTGTGACAAAGACTCATAGGTCCTCTCCCACTGCAGGAAGCTCCCTCTGGGaccaaaacacattcaaacacatcagGAATATCACAATATACATTTACACACGAACACTCCTGTTATAGCACTGACCTGGGCACCACTACCAGTAGAGTGGTGAGGTACTCTGAGACCACCAGGTCTTCTCTCCTCACAATGTCATTCAGACTGCGAGTTTGCAAATTCCCCCTGGAAAGACAGCAACTTTAACATTTAGATTATAAACATCATTATGTGTGTTACTTCATCTTGAATGGATGTTACTCACTCGAGTTTGTGCTCAAGGCTCTGCAAGCTTGTTTTCACACTGTTGTACGTCGCAGCTCGACATTTCAATTCCGTCTCCACCTGAGAAACTTCCTGGCACACATGCAGATATAAGGTGAGGAAGTTGTGAGCCAAAGTGAACGGTTCTATCACTGGAGCTTAGCCCACTTTTGAGTGGTCCAAACTAATTTGAAGACTATAAATAAATTCCACAAGAAACGTAACTGTTTCACCAAGTAATTTGCTCCCTGACTGAAACTAAAGACAATGTGATTTCTATTTCATTGACTTTCAATGTTTCTTTTGGGTCTTGTAACTTTGTGAAAGTGCAGTTATTCATTGCTGGAgatctcctgctgctggttctgactgtaataaatatattacagtCAGATTTAATAATATAACACTTATTAAATCCTCATTTTCATCAGTCTGTACCTTGTTGATGATATCTGCCAGgctggagagaggcagagctgtGGGATACTTGGCTTTGTCCCACTGAAACTTTGTCACATAGCTCATCAGGTCCACtgagaaacatacacacacacagtcataagTCGTGACCTGACCAAACATTTGcacagttgtaaaaaaaaatcacaccacCACACAGGGAAATTTGTCATTCAGGAAAAAAAGGGGCAAAAGcgctttaaaaacacacactttgcacaAGAAGGCTCACACATCATTGCACTGCAGCTCAAAGAGCAGATAAAATACCCCTCAGAGACTTGAGGTAAGCTTTCAGGGGCGACAGGACGGCTCTCTGAGGCACGCTGTGGTCTGAGGGAGGAACGTGACCAGAGACAGCGGTTAGCCTGGTTtatgttttcctgctgcttctgtgaGTTTGCATATGGAGCATGATTTAAGCAGCTCTTAGTTTCATTTGCAATATACATGCAACCTGTGGTTACTATGCACTTACTTGATGAGTTTGTAAACAATGTAATCAACaccctcagtgtttgtttgtgtgtgtgtgtgtgtgagagagagagagagagagagagagagagactcacctCCATTGGCTAAGGCGTTTTCCAGCACTTTGTCAGTAGAATGCTCCATAACCTCCCTCAtacactgacatgtttttttgatCACACTGAGCAGACAAAGGGAAGAATATacaatatatcatatatcatatgatattataaaatatacaattttaaCAAGAATGGCACTCAGGACCAATAGTCTCCTtgaattcagtcaagctgcaccaaatttcacacactcacagatatctgTGAATCCAAAGAAGCATTAATTATTTCCTCTCGAAATGTCGGAAAATCACCCTATCTGGCAATGTTAGCAGGCTAACATaccttttgaaataaaaaagtggacaactgaggacagagacagaaaacaatgaGTCAAACTTATTTCAAGGTATTTCCagtaaactaataaataaatctatgtGGTTTGATCTCGTAAGGCCACATTTTGATGTCGTAAATAGGCCTCCCCACTTACACTGCGTCCGCTCAGCAACAATGAATTTAAAATCAGGAGGGAAAACTAACCGTCAGCTGCCCCTGACCATCAATTAATCATGGCGCAGACCGCACGCAAGCTTAGAGTTACTGGTCTTGATTAAGGACAAAGCTGCACATTAAGCTGCAAACGTGCAATGACCACTGGGGAACAACAGGACACATGCATGGGAAACATGTAGAGTTTGGTTCATGCTTTAACAGGTTTTTCACCTCTCAGTCAGTGTGTCCAGTTTGGAAAGATCATCTGACATAGTGAGCAGACTGTCCAGTATTCCCACCTGCGGCCACAGCATAGACAGCACAGTTAGTGGTGGTAGTGTTACACGGGCTGACGCATCATCCATCTGACATCATCCAGAGCTCAAATCACTAAACACAAGCGatcagtgtgtacgatttaggtgaaagggatctattggcagaatattcaataatcctagtgatgtgtgtgtttcatctaaattgtaagaatagtttttttctttatcctagaatGGGGCCATTATATGAAGCCCTTTATATTCCCTAgagaggccgccatgttttttacagtcgtccaaactggacgAACTTAacagcttttgagtttttatgacaactgaaggctgccacaggttctctttcatgtttggagggggagggtgaggtgaggggtattcagctgcaacatgcaacttcactgctagatgtcactaaattctacacactgaacctttaacaagtgatattaaaaatgaaaggctaggaaacatttaaaaaacaatttgaagatcacacaggAATAGagaacagaaatacaaaatgttacAGATTAGAACAgagtaaaactaaataaattaaaacattataaaatgattaaaatagttGCTAAGATAAACACacctataaaaatgtgtctttaagagagaATTAAAAGAGGATAAAGAGTTTGCCACACAgatctcctcagggagattGTTTGAAAGAGTgggagccctgacagaaaagaCCCTGTCACCTCTGGTCCTCAGCTGGAACTGTGGAATGGCGAACAAGGCCTTCACTGAGGACCTCAGGTTGTGACCAGACACATATGGTGTCAAAAGATCTGAAATGTAATCAGGTCCATGTCCAGAATGGGCCCTAGAAGTCAGCAATAAAATCTCAAAATCCAAATTTTACTTGAAGCCAATAAAAATAAGCTAAAATCAGAGTAATATGTTCTTTTAGAAGATTATaagggttttgtatttttgaactGGTTTGAACTGCAGTTCAAACGTGACCCCTGTCAGCTGAGGTGAACAGTGATCTCGCTAAGTTAAATAGGTCAGATGGAATTTTTGCCTCAAACTGTAGAGAGCAACCTGAGCCTTCATCCCATCACCTGAGAAGgacaccaaacaccatcatcctcctcagcAGAGCACTACTGTACTGGAATAAACACAGAACTAATACACACTTGCAATTATTCTTCTCTTTAGTTCCAACAACTTtcatgtctgtttatttgttctgtatAATGTATCTGACTCCGTCAGGCAGATGACAAACCGCCTCACCTTGAGATCTGGGATGGAGAACTTGCAGCAGGAGGCCCGGCTGGTTTTGGCAATGGTGCGCTTGAGTTGCTCTACGCTGTTTAAACTGGTCTTGTCCAGTGGGACAGAAATCAACCACAAGTCTGTCATGACTCCCCCGGTGTTTCACATAGAGACCCTCAGTCAAAATCCTCCCCACGTGAACAGGATTTGGCAACAAACAGTCTGTGAcccagaaaaaacaaacacagaataacATTAAAATCATACAGTGTCTCATGCTAAGATTACATGCAACGATTTTACACCTCTTTATAGATGTAAAATTTCATATTTGATCACTTTTTCCACTAGattattgaattattgaatGTCCTGTTATCGTATTAACATTTCTCTTTGGTTATGGCAACATACAGTTaaacaaaagttttaaaatggaAGATGAATAAGGTATTAAAGCTTCTTACCGTTAGGTCATCCTCATGACTGTCCTGTGTTAGTCCCTCTGTGAGAATGcgagcagcagctccaccagagactgactgactgacagacactgTCATCAGAGGATGACACCAAGCTGGTACATCACTCCAAGTCATTTGAACAGGTACAGGTGTTATAGTCAAGTTATCAACACTAATTTCACTAATGCTATAATTTCAATTGTACTTTTGAACACATGTGCATAAAAGTAAGGTGATCATCAATTTAAATAACGTTCATACTGCCACACTTTGGAGAGTCAAGAAACAACACGAGAGCATGATGTCAACTCCTTTTGGGTTGTTTCtatgcatttatttgtgtttatattttgtagtttttatagaGGTGTGGTCTTGATGAATGTATTATTACCATTCTCAGTGATTTGACCCATGAGATTAAAGTGGTGTTTTGTAAAActcaaacagcaacagaaatAGCTTTAGCTAgttataaattaattattaatttcttAATGACTAATTTCTTATAATTTTCCAAAAAGCATAAGAGcttcatttcaaaaatatttactgaGACAAAAACTTCAAGAGAACTCCTCGGACAAAGATTTaactttaataataacaataatacgtttttttaaataggtTTTTTATCTGATGAAGAAATCGACACTACGGTTCTCATGTATTAAATCGGGCCTTACAGCAACACACATTGGTGTGATATGTACGATTGGGTGGAACCTAAACTCCAATAAAGTCAAATTTAGAATCACGATGGAGGATCAACATTATGATTTGCtgttaaacactttaaacacacagattttaatCCATTTGTATAactgtataaaaaaacacagactctATTTACAGTCTTGATGAGAGAGTTTGCACTGTACAACAAATCCTTGATGtatatgaagaagaaaaaggccAAAATAACCTTTGAATTACAACAAGCCCCTTAACTATGACAATGTTATCTTATTTAATTTATCTTcgtgtgtgtatttaagttATATTGTTGTGTTCTCTGTTCTATTTCGAGCTTATGACACTATTGAACTTCCATATTGTAttgtacaattaaaaaaaaaagtagctaGGCAACTCGGTTGACCTGGCAATATAGAAACATAATAAGGCGATACTATTCACTTGTAGCTTTACATTTTGTagatatattgttttaattattgactgattattttagaaataatttatttaacgTTTAAGCTAAAAAAATAACTGCGAAGAGGAAGAGGACCGTGTGCGGTGAGTGTTGTTTCCACCCGGACACGTCTCCCAAAACacacctccacttcctgtttttacgCCGTGGTAACAACGTGGATTCACTCCGGTTCACCACGGTGtagtgagagtgtgagtgagtgtgagtgagtgagtccGGAGCCTCTGTCACCGGCCATCATGCAGATATCAAGTGTGAACGACGTGAAGATTTATAACTTGAGTCACGGGAAGTCTCTTCCTGAGGTAAGAACAACGTGACTCAATGCATGAAGTTTAACTTTAGCTAACACGCTAACAGCGCTAACGAGCCCGGCGAACGTGTCAAGAGCAGCCCTAACATTCCGTATGgaggaaaaaacacttttaacattAACTCACCACGCTAATGTAACATGTCATGTAACTGTAGGAACTTGTATATGTGTTTGATCATCGTTTGAGATTCTTCAGTTCAGCCTCCATCCCTCATTCTGTACATTCATATCACAAAATGCTGGACCAGTAATAGAATTGACCTTAACTAGAATAAACGACACACATGTTA of the Hippoglossus stenolepis isolate QCI-W04-F060 chromosome 10, HSTE1.2, whole genome shotgun sequence genome contains:
- the atp6v1c2 gene encoding V-type proton ATPase subunit C 1-B encodes the protein MTDLWLISVPLDKTSLNSVEQLKRTIAKTSRASCCKFSIPDLKVGILDSLLTMSDDLSKLDTLTESVIKKTCQCMREVMEHSTDKVLENALANGVDLMSYVTKFQWDKAKYPTALPLSSLADIINKEVSQVETELKCRAATYNSVKTSLQSLEHKLEGNLQTRSLNDIVRREDLVVSEYLTTLLVVVPRGSFLQWERTYESLSQFVVPRSSRKLHEDGEGGVFSVTLFKRAVSEFKARAQESKFTVREYRFDQEEEKQQERKQLSVHKKEQCGIFVRWLKVNFSEVFTAWIHLKALRVFVESVLRYGLPVNYQALLLLTDSKCSKKLRGELASLFMHLDPTATSSKTDVNCDIPGLCQQEYFSYICFDINTCMLEIS